The following are encoded together in the Zingiber officinale cultivar Zhangliang chromosome 8A, Zo_v1.1, whole genome shotgun sequence genome:
- the LOC122012520 gene encoding protein MCM10 homolog produces the protein MANRDADLDLLLSLREERVLETPPASPSSNPPHLPAGYNSDDDYPRRSRTADMSVFRDVVKDYLDMNPETLGTGPPKAIQLRTSSDEIVVEKFSGLRIRKSLVDSIALANHFSDVRFVRLHTIRNLIMGDKLSGCWATVGVLTEPGSPKVSSTGKNYCIWKMGCLNETDVSVFLFGDAYTVSCKEKVGMVFALFNASVRRGAGAKEFYLSVYSASQMLKIGTSADYGICKGKRKDGVACTMIIDKRKGTYCKFHSSKASQLYATNRTELRGGNIQNAFKLQSEGIYTVDPFAVKSSLRKPVKVMSIDGLKRALSKADKVTTSSHSQGIRFLTQVTAKQEPKNSSKAASVCQNSNKYSTEKRSSLTKGKISTTTQNEPQAKKKKVDHAPQNMIELDIISSDEEL, from the exons ATGGCGAATCGCGATGCTGACCTCGACCTCCTCCTCTCCCTCCGAGAAGAGAGGGTTTTGGAGACGCCGCCCGCTTCCCCATCTTCTAATCCGCCTCATCTTCCTGCAG GCTACAACTCTGATGATGATTACCCGAGAAGGTCACGGACTGCTGACATGTCGGTTTTCCGGGATGTTGTCAAGGATTACCTCGATATGAATCCAGAGACGCTTGGTACAGGTCCCCCAAAAGCGATCCAGCTACGGACCTCCTCCGATGAAATCGTGGTTGAGAAGTTCTCGGGGCTTAGAATTAG GAAATCATTGGTAGATTCTATTGCACTTGCTAATCATTTCTCAGATGTTCGTTTTGTTCGCTTGCATACTATCAG GAATTTGATTATGGGTGACAAACTTTCTGGATGCTGGGCTACGGTTGGTGTCTTAACCGAACCTGGAAGTCCTAAAGTGAGCTCAACTGGGAAGAACTACTGCATATGGAAAATGGGTTGCTTGAATGAGACGGACGTGTCAGTTTTCCTGTTCGGAGACGCATACACCGTGAGCTGCAAGGAGAAAGTTGGGATGGTATTTGCACTTTTTAATGCCTCAGTAAGGAGAGGAGCTGGG GCAAAAGAGTTCTATTTGAGTGTTTATTCAGCCAGTCAGATGCTAAAGATAGGGACCTCTGCTGATTATGGTATATGCAAAGGCAAAAGGAAAGATGGGGTGGCTTGCACCATGATCATAGATAA ACGTAAAGGAACATATTGCAAATTCCATTCATCA AAAGCTTCACAACTGTATGCTACAAATCGCACTGAGCTTAGAGGCGG GAATATACAAAATGCATTTAAGCTTCAATCAGAGGGAATTTATACAGTTGATCCTTTTGCTGTGAAATCAAGCTTGCGAAAGCCAGTGAAAGTAATGTCTATTGATGGACTAAAAAGAGCTTTGAG TAAAGCGGATAAAGTAACCACAAGCAGCCACTCTCAAGGAATACGGTTTCTCACGCAAGTCACTG CAAAGCAGGAACCAAAGAATTCAAGCAAAGCAGCATCCGTATGTCAAAATTCAAACAAGTATAGCACTGAGAAAAG GTCATCATTAACAAAGGGAAAAATATCAACAACTACGCAAAACGAGCCAcaggccaagaagaagaaagttgatCATGCTCCTCAGAATATGATTGAACTCGATATTATTAGCTCGGACGAAGAACTATGA